The Nicotiana tabacum cultivar K326 chromosome 14, ASM71507v2, whole genome shotgun sequence genome contains a region encoding:
- the LOC107765904 gene encoding LOW QUALITY PROTEIN: disease resistance protein Roq1 (The sequence of the model RefSeq protein was modified relative to this genomic sequence to represent the inferred CDS: deleted 1 base in 1 codon), translating into MDTQLVRGESSHFSYEVFLSFRGEDTRKTFTGHLYSKLSDVGVNTFIDDEELRKGDVISRELEKAIEESRISIIVFSRNYASSSWCLNELVKILECKDKLKQMVLPIFYDVDPSEVRKQTGLFGEYLAKHKERPFGAQRVEKWIAALTEAANLSGWDLQNVADGHESKFIEKIIQQVLQEVNQTPLDVAWHPVGVDSRVKDIELLLQIECEDEVRMIGIHGVGGIGKTTLAKAIYNRMFRLFDSSCFLSDVRSEAEEVGLVKLQEKLLQQVLKTEDIKVGSVAQGINLIKARLGSKKVLIVLDDVDHKKQLESLMRERSWFGLGSLIIITTRDERLLCRLGEKERYEAKLLNDNEAMLLFCWHAFDRHFPPEDYVNLARDIIKYSGRLPLALVTLGSHLHGSSVEEWGHEFEKLRAIPHCDIQKILKISFDGLDDETQTVFLDIACAFHGFDEHEVTEILNACGFHAKIAIATLVQKHLLQKSWNILEMHDLVRDMGREVVRMESARDPGKRSRLFIPQEVCDVLQGNKGSKKVEVLKVDRRAFEGLNLSTKAFKKMKNLRVLIMDELHISGDFELLSKELRWLSWKKCPLKCIPSNFPAENLVVLDMRESDIQEFQLNLQCCRSLKKLDLSYCKQLRSTPNFTGSMSLENLSLGSCSSLAEIHPSIGNLDRLIKLDMSNCGKIMDLPSSICQLKSLEDLDIDGCSSIKALPDNLGDLKSLRSLDAYDTGIKQVPRSVEMLRNLETLRVGGRKLEAKRSISGRGVHRIQYSLSTFVSDLSLTYCNLSEADIPRNIGSLSSLEYLDLSGNSFHCLPIDFSKLRLLVELCLNDCENLQTLLSVSNLENLAIIELENCQKLVKLQSWTTSLLYGRST; encoded by the exons ATGGATACTCAATTAGTCAGAGGAGAATCATCTCACTTCTCTTATGAAGTATTCCTGAGTTTTAGAGGTGAAGACACCCGAAAAACATTCACTGGTCATCTTTATTCCAAATTGTCTGATGTTGGAGTTAATACCTTCATTGACGATGAGGAATTGAGAAAGGGTGACGTGATTTCAAGAGAATTAGAGAAAGCAATTGAAGAGTCAAGAATTTCCATTATTGTTTTCTCAAGAAATTATGCTTCCTCTAGTTGGTGTCTAAATGAACTAGTTAAAATTCTTGAATGCAAAGATAAACTAAAGCAGATGGTTTTGCCTATTTTCTATGATGTTGATCCTTCTGAGGTACGAAAGCAAACTGGGTTATTTGGTGAATATTTGGCTAAACACAAGGAACGACCATTTGGAGCTCAAAGGGTGGAGAAGTGGATAGCTGCACTTACTGAAGCTGCAAATTTATCTGGATGGGATTTGCAAAATGTTGCTGACGG GCATGAATCAAAGTTTATTGAAAAAATTATACAGCAAGTCCTACAAGAGGTCAACCAGACACCTCTAGATGTTGCTTGGCACCCAGTTGGAGTAGATTCTCGTGTCAAAGATATAGAATTGTTATTGCAAATTGAATGTGAAGATGAAGTTCGCATGATTGGTATTCACGGAGTTGGTGGCATAGGGAAAACAACTCTGGCAAAAGCTATCTACAATCGAATGTTTCGACTCTTCGATAGTAGTTGCTTCCTTTCAGATGTTAGATCAGAAGCTGAAGAAGTTGGTCTTGTCAAGCTACAAGAGAAACTTCTTCAACAAGTTCTCAAAACTGAGGACATCAAAGTTGGAAGTGTTGCTCAAGGCATCAATCTAATCAAAGCAAGGCTTGGGTCAAAGAAGGTTCTAATTGTTCTTGATGACGTGGACCACAAAAAACAATTAGAATCATTAATGCGAGAAAGAAGTTGGTTTGGTTTGGGTAGTTTAATAATCATTACCACCCGAGACGAACGATTGCTATGTCGGCTTGGAGAAAAAGAGAGATATGAGGCCAAACTATTAAATGACAATGAAGCTATGTTACTTTTTTGTTGGCATGCTTTTGACCGTCATTTTCCACCAGAAGATTATGTTAATTTGGCACGAGACATAATCAAATATTCAGGTAGGTTACCATTAGCTCTTGTGACATTGGGGTCACATTTACATGGAAGTTCTGTAGAAGAATGGGGCCATGAATTTGAAAAACTAAGAGCGATTCCTCATTGTGATATCCAAAAGATTCTCAAGATAAGCTTTGATGGACTTGATGATGAAACACAGACTGTTTTCCTCGATATTGCATGTGCCTTCCATGGGTTTGATGAGCATGAAGTTACTGAAATATTAAATGCATGTGGCTTTCATGCTAAAATTGCAATTGCAACTTTAGTCCAAAAACACTTGCTCCAAAAATCTTGGAATATTTTGGAGATGCATGATCTAGTGCGAGATATGGGAAGAGAAGTCGTTCGCATGGAATCAGCTCGGGATCCTGGAAAACGGAGTAGATTGTTCATCCCGCAAGAAGTCTGTGATGTTCTACAAGGAAATAAA GGTTCCAAAAAGGTAGAAGTACTGAAGGTAGATCGACGAGCATTTGAGGGACTGAACTTGAGCACCAAAgcatttaagaaaatgaaaaaccTTAGGGTTCTTATAATGGATGAGTTACATATTAGTGGAGATTTTGAGCTGTTGTCCAAGGAGCTCAGATGGTTGTCTTGGAAAAAATGTCCTTTAAAATGTATACCATCAAATTTTCCAGCTGAGAATCTTGTAGTTCTAGATATGCGGGAGAGTGATATCCAAGAATTTCAATTGAATTTGCAG TGTTGCAGAAGTTTGAAGAAGTTGGATCTCTCTTATTGCAAGCAACTCAGAAGCACTCCAAACTTCACTGGTTCAATGAGTCTTGAGAATTTGTCCCTTGGTAGTTGCTCAAGTCTGGCAGAGATACATCCATCAATAGGAAATTTGGACAGACTAATTAAACTAGATATGTCTAATTGCGGAAAAATTATGGATCTTCCAAGCAGCATATGCCAGCTAAAATCCCTTGAAGACTTGGACATTGATGGCTGCTCATCTATAAAAGCACTGCCAGATAACCTTGGAGATTTGAAAAGTCTAAGATCTCTTGATGCATATGATACGGGTATAAAACAAGTGCCTAGATCTGTTGAAATGCTAAGAAATCTTGAAACTTTGAGAGTGGGAGGTCGAAAGCTAGAGGCCAAAAGGAGTATTTCTGGAAGAGGAGTCCATCGGATACAATATTCCTTGTCAACTTTTGTATCCGATTTGAGCCTTACATACTGTAATTTGTCCGAGGCTGATATTCCTAGGAATATTGGGAGCTTATCCTCCTTAGAATATTTAGATTTGAGTGGCAACAGTTTCCATTGTCTACCCATTGATTTTTCTAAGTTACGATTATTGGTGGAGTTGTGTTTGAATGACTGTGAGAATCTTCAAACACTCCTGTCAGTATCAAATTTAGAGAATCTTGCAATTATTGAACTTGAGAATTGCCAAAAATTGGTCAAG TTACAGAGTTGGACAACCTCCCTTCTATATGGTCGATCAACATGA
- the LOC142168786 gene encoding uncharacterized protein LOC142168786 translates to MPSSVRANMSPYEKLYGKKPSLKHLKVLGCLCFSKIVQEQDKLMPRSKAAIHMGYATSQKGYLLYDFNSKTFFVNRDVIFKEDTFPFKTLNQNKGLPIFMNNNSLQTITYDAVNQFTAENHTDFQTSEVTTDHTQCTTSGTSQQHTSTEVTTDTLPSNITHVQSINNPYALSKFISYENISPTYQSFIAASSSISEATNYHEAIKDPRWLDAMKAEIEALENNHTWDIVALPEGKSPIG, encoded by the exons ATGCCAAGTTCAGTTCGAGCCAACATGTCTCCATATGAGAAATTGTATGGAAAGAAGCCATCTCTAAAACATCTTAAAGTACTAGGATGCctatgcttttcaaagatagtgCAAGAACAAGATAAACTGATGCCAAGATCTAAGGCAGCCATTCATATGGGATATGCAACTTCTCAAAAAGGGTATCTACTGTATGATTTTAATAGCAAGACCTTCTTTGTCAACAGAGATGTTATTTTCAAAGAAGATACTTTTCCATTCAAAACTCTCAACCAAAATAAAGGTCTACCTATTTTCATGAACAACAACAGTCTTCAAACAATAACATATGATGCAGTCAATCAGTTCACTGCTGAAAATCATACTGACTTCCAAACAAGTGAAGTAACAACTGATCATACACAATGTACTACTTCTGGAACCTCACAACAACACACATCAACTGAGGTAACAACTGATACTTTACCTTCAAATATTACTCATGTTCAATCAATCA ATAATCCCTATGCCTTATCTAAATTCATATCATATGAAAATATCTCTCCTACCTATCAATCTTTTATTGCTGCATCTTCTTCTATTTCTGAAGCTACAAACTATCATGAAGCTATCAAAGATCCTAGATGGCTAGATGCTATGAAGGCTGAGATTGAAGCTTTAGAAAACAACCACACTTGGGACATAGTTGCACTGCCTGAAGGGAAATCACCTATAGGGTGA